A genome region from Algiphilus sp. includes the following:
- a CDS encoding ATP-binding cassette domain-containing protein: MTQIVKMKGMNKYFGKLHVLKDIDLTVEQGEVVVIIGASGSGKSTLIRCVNGLEEYESGTLEVDGQQLAPKSGNPKALAEIRKEVGMVFQQFNLFPHLTVKRNIMLAPKKVKETPETVANATAERLLNRVGIGNQADKYP, translated from the coding sequence ATGACTCAGATTGTGAAAATGAAGGGCATGAACAAGTACTTCGGGAAACTGCATGTCCTTAAAGATATTGACCTTACCGTTGAACAGGGCGAAGTGGTGGTTATTATCGGGGCCAGCGGCTCCGGCAAATCCACCCTGATTCGCTGCGTGAACGGACTTGAAGAGTATGAATCCGGAACACTGGAAGTGGACGGCCAGCAGCTCGCGCCCAAGAGCGGCAATCCGAAAGCTCTGGCTGAAATCCGCAAGGAAGTGGGGATGGTATTCCAGCAGTTCAATCTCTTCCCTCACCTCACGGTGAAGAGAAACATTATGCTGGCGCCCAAGAAGGTCAAAGAGACTCCCGAAACCGTCGCCAACGCCACCGCAGAGCGTTTGCTGAACCGGGTAGGCATCGGCAACCAGGCCGACAAGTACCCCAG
- the ahcY gene encoding adenosylhomocysteinase: protein MSTPAEKLNSFDDYKVRDISLAGWGRKEINIAEGEMPALMKLREKYKAEQPLKGANVMGCIHMTIQTAVLIETLIELGANVRWSSCNIFSTQDQAAAAIAAQGIPVFAWKGETDEEYDWCLERTVGADVDGWEPNMILDDGGDLTALLHEKYPEILANCHGVTEETTTGVHRLQEMLREGTLKVPAINVNDAVTKAKNDNKYGCRHSLNDAIKRATDHLMAGKKALVIGYGDVGKGSAASLRQEGMIVKVTEADPICAMQACMDGFEVVSPYIDGVNTGTESAVNRDLLQNTDLLVTTTGNMNVCDAHMLKALKSGAVVCNIGHFDNEIDTAYMRKNWEWDEVKPQVHVVYRDKATNDHLILLSEGRLVNLGNATGHPSRIMDGSFANQVLAQMYLFERKFADLPEDAREKGVYVQVLPKHLDEEVARAMVEGFGGVITKMTPEQAKYIGVPVEGPYKPESYKY, encoded by the coding sequence ATGAGCACTCCCGCAGAAAAGCTGAACAGCTTTGACGACTACAAAGTTCGCGATATTTCCCTGGCCGGCTGGGGCCGCAAGGAAATCAACATCGCTGAAGGCGAAATGCCGGCCCTGATGAAGCTCCGCGAGAAATACAAAGCCGAGCAGCCGCTGAAAGGCGCCAATGTGATGGGCTGTATCCACATGACCATCCAGACCGCCGTGTTGATCGAGACGCTGATTGAACTGGGTGCGAACGTGCGCTGGTCCTCGTGCAACATCTTCTCCACCCAGGACCAGGCCGCGGCCGCCATCGCCGCGCAGGGCATTCCCGTGTTTGCCTGGAAGGGCGAAACCGACGAAGAGTACGACTGGTGCCTGGAGCGTACGGTCGGAGCCGATGTAGACGGCTGGGAACCGAACATGATTCTGGACGACGGCGGCGATCTGACCGCCCTGCTCCATGAGAAGTACCCGGAAATCCTGGCTAACTGCCACGGCGTGACCGAAGAAACCACCACCGGTGTGCATCGTCTTCAGGAAATGCTGCGCGAGGGCACTCTGAAGGTACCGGCCATCAACGTGAACGACGCAGTCACCAAGGCCAAGAACGACAACAAATACGGTTGTCGCCACAGCCTGAACGACGCCATCAAGCGCGCTACCGACCACCTGATGGCAGGCAAGAAAGCCCTGGTGATCGGCTATGGTGATGTAGGCAAGGGCTCTGCTGCCTCCCTTCGCCAGGAAGGCATGATTGTAAAAGTGACCGAGGCCGACCCCATCTGTGCCATGCAAGCCTGCATGGACGGATTCGAAGTTGTGTCTCCGTACATTGACGGCGTGAACACCGGTACCGAGTCTGCCGTGAACCGCGACCTGCTGCAGAACACCGATCTGCTGGTCACCACCACCGGCAACATGAACGTGTGCGACGCGCACATGCTCAAAGCCCTGAAAAGCGGTGCCGTGGTGTGCAACATCGGTCACTTCGACAACGAGATCGATACCGCCTACATGCGCAAGAACTGGGAATGGGACGAGGTGAAGCCGCAGGTGCACGTTGTGTACCGTGACAAGGCCACCAACGACCACCTGATCCTGCTGTCCGAAGGCCGCCTGGTGAACCTGGGCAACGCCACCGGTCACCCGTCACGGATCATGGATGGCTCCTTTGCCAACCAGGTTCTGGCCCAGATGTACCTGTTCGAGCGCAAGTTCGCCGATCTGCCGGAAGATGCCCGCGAGAAAGGCGTATACGTTCAGGTTCTGCCCAAGCACCTGGACGAGGAAGTGGCTCGGGCCATGGTGGAAGGCTTTGGTGGTGTTATCACCAAGATGACGCCGGAGCAGGCCAAATACATCGGTGTACCGGTCGAAGGCCCGTACAAGCCAGAAAGCTACAAGTACTGA
- a CDS encoding amino acid ABC transporter permease, whose amino-acid sequence MEFQFQFDWQAAIDSIPFLIKGIPYTLLISFGGLLIGFALGIFFGLLSINKKWFLRWPATAYIEIFRGTPILVQVLFIFYGLPDLIGGPIDPLTAGIAAIALNSGAYISEVVRGGVQSIDKGQTEAGLSLGLSRTQTFWSVVWPQAFRRMIPPLGNQAIVSIKDTSLFSVIGVGELVRQGQIYIANTFTAFEVYFVVAILYLAITLSLSIILRFVERRGLASV is encoded by the coding sequence GTGGAATTCCAGTTTCAGTTCGACTGGCAGGCAGCCATCGACTCTATCCCTTTTCTGATAAAAGGGATCCCCTACACCCTGCTGATTTCCTTCGGCGGTCTTCTGATCGGTTTTGCTCTGGGCATTTTCTTTGGCCTGCTGAGCATCAACAAGAAGTGGTTCCTGCGGTGGCCGGCAACCGCCTACATCGAAATCTTTCGTGGCACTCCGATCCTGGTTCAGGTCCTCTTTATTTTCTACGGCCTGCCCGACCTGATTGGCGGTCCCATTGATCCCTTGACGGCCGGCATCGCGGCCATCGCTTTGAACTCCGGCGCCTACATATCCGAGGTAGTCCGCGGTGGTGTTCAGTCCATCGATAAAGGCCAGACCGAGGCCGGCCTCTCTCTGGGGTTATCCCGTACCCAGACCTTCTGGTCTGTCGTGTGGCCTCAGGCGTTCCGCCGGATGATTCCGCCGCTGGGCAACCAGGCTATCGTCAGCATCAAGGACACCTCTCTGTTCTCGGTGATTGGCGTGGGCGAACTGGTACGCCAGGGCCAGATCTATATTGCCAACACCTTTACCGCGTTTGAGGTGTATTTTGTGGTCGCGATCCTATACCTGGCCATTACCCTGTCCCTGTCCATCATTCTCCGCTTCGTTGAGCGGCGCGGACTGGCTTCTGTCTGA
- a CDS encoding transporter substrate-binding domain-containing protein, with translation MSTKWLKTVSASLALTVAAGTVSAETLRVVTDPSFVPFEMMDQETGEMIGFDMEIIREVADRAGFEIDLNTMDFNGIIPALQTGNVDIAIAGITITEEREEIVDFSDPYYDSGLRILVREGNDDVSEFDDLEGKKIGTKIGSTSYDYLVKNLDADDGVTPYPGSSDMYMALMSRAIDAVFYDAPNVGYFARTKGEGKVTTVGPLYEGQQYGIALKSGSEWVDDVNEALAAMKEDGTYKTIYEKWFGPMPEGM, from the coding sequence ATGAGCACGAAGTGGCTGAAGACCGTAAGCGCCAGCCTGGCACTGACCGTTGCCGCAGGAACCGTGAGCGCAGAAACCCTGCGCGTCGTCACTGACCCGAGTTTCGTTCCGTTTGAAATGATGGACCAGGAAACCGGTGAGATGATCGGTTTCGATATGGAGATCATCCGCGAGGTAGCCGACCGTGCAGGTTTCGAAATTGACCTCAACACCATGGACTTCAACGGCATCATCCCGGCCCTGCAAACCGGCAACGTCGACATTGCCATTGCCGGCATCACGATTACTGAAGAGCGTGAAGAAATCGTCGATTTCTCCGACCCGTACTACGACTCGGGTCTGCGAATCCTCGTTCGCGAGGGTAATGACGACGTTAGCGAATTCGACGACCTCGAAGGCAAGAAAATCGGCACCAAGATCGGTAGCACCAGTTATGACTACCTGGTCAAGAACCTTGACGCCGATGACGGTGTAACCCCCTATCCGGGCAGCTCTGATATGTACATGGCGCTGATGTCCCGTGCCATTGACGCAGTGTTCTACGATGCGCCAAACGTTGGCTACTTTGCCCGCACCAAAGGTGAAGGCAAGGTGACAACCGTCGGCCCGCTGTACGAAGGCCAGCAGTATGGTATTGCCCTCAAGAGTGGCAGTGAGTGGGTTGATGATGTAAACGAAGCCCTTGCCGCAATGAAGGAAGATGGTACTTACAAAACCATCTACGAAAAATGGTTTGGCCCCATGCCCGAGGGCATGTAA
- a CDS encoding helix-turn-helix transcriptional regulator, with protein sequence MDDLQRLVSRLYRSGVERPAEDFQRWALQQLKAVVPHDAAVWGMGHAERGQFHNVKVFGLDQAFAKALQEWRDHNPLYPRLADSDGIPMDMRDAVPDARFYRSEIYRKCFRPFGVERILSSGHMDPRCGLYTLLSLYRFDRDQPFSEADRQHFRVAAFHMVHACSHNFFLHLARPASEHSERPAAVADGRGVLHEAEPEFIALLAKHVPDWQGMHLPEAIAGRIGTESRFAVEDLCVEVQPLSDIFLLRIWEETPLDRLTVREREVVQAVSRGLSHKEAGRELGLAPTTVSSHLYRAYAKLGVASRSELARLVHGMP encoded by the coding sequence GTGGACGATCTGCAGCGACTGGTCAGCCGTCTCTACCGTTCCGGCGTCGAGCGCCCGGCCGAGGATTTCCAGCGCTGGGCCCTGCAGCAGCTCAAGGCGGTCGTGCCGCACGACGCCGCGGTCTGGGGAATGGGGCACGCCGAGCGCGGGCAGTTCCACAACGTCAAGGTGTTCGGCCTCGACCAGGCCTTCGCGAAGGCGCTGCAGGAGTGGCGCGACCACAATCCGCTCTACCCGCGCCTGGCGGACAGCGACGGCATTCCCATGGACATGCGCGACGCGGTTCCGGACGCGCGCTTCTACCGCAGCGAGATCTATCGCAAGTGCTTCCGGCCCTTCGGCGTCGAGCGCATTCTCAGCTCGGGCCACATGGACCCGCGCTGCGGCCTGTACACGCTGCTGTCGCTGTACCGGTTCGACCGCGACCAGCCGTTCAGCGAGGCGGACCGTCAGCACTTCCGCGTGGCGGCCTTCCACATGGTGCATGCCTGCTCGCACAACTTCTTCCTGCATCTGGCGCGGCCGGCGTCCGAGCATTCCGAGCGGCCGGCGGCGGTCGCCGACGGCCGCGGTGTCCTGCACGAAGCCGAGCCCGAGTTCATCGCACTGCTCGCCAAGCACGTGCCGGACTGGCAGGGCATGCATCTGCCCGAAGCCATCGCCGGGCGCATCGGCACCGAGTCGCGCTTCGCCGTCGAGGATCTCTGCGTCGAGGTGCAGCCGCTGTCGGACATCTTCCTGCTGCGCATCTGGGAAGAGACCCCCCTGGACCGCCTCACGGTACGCGAGCGCGAGGTGGTCCAGGCGGTGAGCCGGGGGCTGTCGCACAAGGAGGCGGGACGCGAGCTCGGGCTGGCGCCCACCACCGTCTCCAGCCACCTCTATCGCGCCTACGCCAAGCTCGGGGTGGCGTCGCGCAGCGAGCTCGCGCGCCTCGTGCACGGCATGCCCTGA
- the metF gene encoding methylenetetrahydrofolate reductase [NAD(P)H], which translates to MQSQKQFKRRFSFEFFPPKTDQGKEKLQNVIDKLAVNTPDYMTVTFGAGGSTRDRTIETVLNLHSQGISTAPHLSCVGGTRQEIGELLDLYREHGINRIVALRGDMPSGMGAAGELRYANELVEFIREHSGDTFNLEVAAYPEFHPQARNAEEDLKNFARKVQAGANSAITQYFFNADSYFYFIDRLEKMGVTIPVVPGIMPIVNFSNLVRFSDMCGAEIPRWIRKQLEAYGDDSDSIRKFGEEVVTEMCEKLLAAGAPGLHFYTLNQVEPSISIWKNLGISEREKIAF; encoded by the coding sequence ATGCAATCCCAGAAACAGTTCAAGCGTCGTTTCAGCTTTGAGTTTTTCCCGCCCAAGACCGACCAGGGCAAGGAAAAGCTGCAGAACGTTATCGATAAATTGGCCGTTAACACCCCGGATTACATGACCGTTACCTTCGGCGCCGGTGGTTCCACCCGGGACCGCACCATCGAGACCGTGCTCAACCTGCATAGCCAGGGCATTTCCACGGCACCTCATCTTTCCTGCGTCGGGGGCACCCGCCAGGAAATCGGGGAGCTGCTGGATCTTTACCGGGAGCACGGAATCAACCGGATTGTCGCCCTGCGGGGCGACATGCCCTCCGGTATGGGAGCCGCCGGTGAGCTGCGCTATGCCAACGAGCTGGTGGAGTTTATCCGCGAGCACAGCGGCGATACCTTTAACCTGGAAGTAGCCGCGTATCCTGAGTTTCATCCTCAGGCCCGCAACGCCGAAGAAGATCTGAAGAACTTTGCCCGCAAGGTTCAGGCCGGTGCGAATAGCGCCATCACCCAGTACTTCTTTAATGCAGACAGCTACTTCTACTTCATCGACCGGCTGGAGAAAATGGGCGTTACCATTCCGGTGGTACCGGGCATCATGCCCATCGTCAATTTCTCCAACCTGGTTCGTTTCTCCGACATGTGCGGCGCGGAAATTCCTCGCTGGATTCGCAAACAGCTCGAAGCCTACGGCGACGACAGCGATTCCATCCGCAAGTTCGGTGAGGAAGTGGTTACTGAGATGTGCGAGAAGCTCCTGGCAGCAGGCGCGCCGGGCTTGCATTTCTACACCCTGAATCAGGTAGAGCCCAGCATCAGCATCTGGAAGAATCTGGGCATCAGTGAGCGGGAGAAGATTGCGTTTTAA
- the metK gene encoding methionine adenosyltransferase, whose product MTEYLFTSESVSEGHPDKMADQISDAVVDAILAQDPHARIACESLVKTGIAMLAGEVTTTATVDFEELVREVINGIGYTSSDVGFDGSTCGVLNGLGKQSPDIAQGVDRAKPEDQGAGDQGLMFGYACDETPELMPAPIQFSHRMVQKQSELRKSGKLGWLRPDAKSQVSIRYADGKPSGIDAIVLSTQHDPDVSQEALREAVMEEIVKPVLPADWIKSDTKIHINPTGNFVIGGPVGDCGLTGRKIIVDTYGGMARHGGGAFSGKDPSKVDRSAAYAGRYVAKNIVAAGLADKCEIQVSYAIGVAQPTSISLNTFGTGKISDDKIIELVRQNFDLRPYAITNMLDLLHPMYRATAAYGHFGRDPYEMTVGGKTFTAFPWEKTDRAAALKDAAGI is encoded by the coding sequence GTGACAGAGTATCTATTCACTTCGGAGTCCGTCTCCGAGGGCCATCCGGACAAGATGGCTGACCAGATTTCCGACGCGGTGGTGGACGCCATCCTCGCGCAGGACCCGCACGCCCGCATCGCCTGCGAGTCGCTCGTCAAGACCGGCATCGCCATGCTGGCCGGCGAGGTCACCACCACGGCCACCGTCGACTTCGAGGAGCTCGTCCGCGAGGTCATCAACGGCATCGGCTACACCTCGTCGGACGTCGGCTTCGACGGCAGCACCTGCGGCGTGCTCAACGGCCTGGGCAAGCAGAGCCCGGACATCGCGCAGGGCGTCGATCGCGCCAAGCCCGAGGATCAGGGCGCCGGCGATCAGGGCCTGATGTTCGGCTACGCCTGCGACGAGACGCCCGAGCTGATGCCGGCGCCGATCCAGTTCTCGCACCGCATGGTGCAGAAGCAGTCGGAGCTGCGGAAGTCGGGCAAGCTCGGCTGGCTGCGCCCCGACGCCAAGTCGCAGGTGAGCATCCGCTATGCCGACGGCAAGCCGTCGGGCATCGACGCCATCGTGCTCTCCACGCAGCACGACCCGGACGTTTCGCAGGAAGCCCTCCGCGAGGCGGTCATGGAGGAGATCGTCAAGCCGGTGCTGCCGGCCGACTGGATCAAGAGCGATACCAAGATCCACATCAACCCGACCGGCAACTTCGTCATCGGCGGCCCGGTGGGTGACTGCGGTCTGACCGGCCGCAAGATCATCGTCGACACCTACGGCGGTATGGCGCGCCACGGAGGTGGTGCGTTCTCCGGTAAGGATCCGTCCAAGGTTGACCGCTCTGCCGCTTACGCCGGCCGTTACGTAGCCAAGAACATCGTCGCCGCCGGCCTGGCCGACAAGTGCGAGATCCAGGTGTCCTACGCCATCGGCGTAGCCCAACCGACGTCGATCTCCCTGAACACCTTCGGAACCGGCAAGATCAGCGACGACAAGATCATTGAACTGGTGCGCCAGAACTTCGATCTGCGCCCGTATGCGATTACCAACATGCTTGACCTGCTGCATCCGATGTATCGGGCAACAGCCGCCTACGGCCACTTCGGTCGCGACCCCTATGAAATGACGGTTGGCGGCAAAACCTTTACCGCCTTCCCGTGGGAGAAGACCGATCGCGCCGCGGCCCTGAAGGATGCTGCTGGTATCTAA
- a CDS encoding thioredoxin family protein: MALTPSTMLPLGTPAPDFALPEPLSGETVARDAVRGSAGLLVMFICNHCPYVKHIRDELVRLGNDALARGVGVVAISANDADHYPEDAPERMAEEARRYAYPFRYLHDAGQDVAHAYQAACTPDFYLFDRELKLYYRGRLDGATPGNEAPNDGADLRAALSGMLAGATPPEPQQPSMGCNIKWRPAA, translated from the coding sequence ATGGCTCTCACCCCGTCGACGATGCTGCCGCTGGGCACGCCCGCGCCCGATTTCGCGCTGCCCGAGCCGCTGTCCGGCGAGACGGTGGCGCGCGATGCGGTCCGCGGCAGTGCCGGCCTGTTGGTCATGTTCATCTGCAATCATTGCCCCTACGTGAAGCACATCCGCGACGAACTGGTCCGACTGGGTAACGATGCGCTGGCCCGGGGCGTGGGCGTGGTGGCCATCTCCGCCAACGACGCCGATCACTATCCCGAGGACGCCCCCGAGCGGATGGCCGAGGAGGCGCGGCGCTACGCCTACCCCTTCCGTTATCTGCACGACGCCGGGCAGGACGTCGCGCACGCCTATCAGGCCGCCTGCACGCCGGATTTCTATCTGTTCGACCGCGAGCTCAAGCTCTACTACCGCGGTCGGCTCGACGGCGCGACGCCGGGGAACGAGGCCCCCAACGACGGCGCCGACCTGCGCGCCGCGCTGAGTGGCATGCTCGCCGGCGCGACGCCGCCCGAGCCGCAGCAGCCCAGCATGGGCTGCAACATCAAGTGGCGCCCGGCGGCCTGA